The DNA segment TCCGGATGCGCTACGACCGCACCACCGAGGTCGTCGCCTCGGTGATCATGGTCTTCTCCTTCACGATCCTGCTGGCCGGCAACCTGGTCGCCTGCGGCTTCCTGCTCGAGCGCTTCGCCGGCATCCCGTACGCCTGGGGCGTGATCCTCTCGGTCGCCCTCGTGCTCAGCTACACGATCGCCGGCGGCCTCTTCTCCGACGCGTACACCGCGGCCATCCAGACCGTGATCACGGTCGTCGCGGCGATCTCGCTGCTGGTCTGGGTCGCGCTCGCCTACGGCATCGTCATCCCCGAGGGCATGGGGCCGTTCGACTTCGAGCAGCTCACCGACCCGGCGATGGGCGCCCCCGTCAACTGGGCCACCCTCGTCGCGCTCGGCATCGGCGACCTCGTCGCGATCGACTTCATGCAGCGGATCTTCGGCGCCAAGTCGCCCGAGGTCGCCCGCCGCGCCTGCTACGCCGCCGCCGTCGGCACCGCGGCGATCGGCTCGATCTTCGCGATCGTCGCGCTCAGCGCCACCGCCGTCCTGGGCCTCTCGGCCGCCGACGGCCCGGTCCTGTTCACGCTGCTCGACGACTACGCGCCGCCGGTCATCGCGATCCTGGTGCTCTCCGGAGTCGTCGCCGCGTCGTTCTCGACCGCGTCCGGCGCCATCCTCGCCACCTCGGCGATCGTCGTCCGCAACGTGCTCTCGGTCCGCCGCCACTCCGGCAGCGGCCCGGACCCGCTGCTGCGCTGGACCCGCGTCGCCATGGTGCCGATCGTGATCCTCGGCTCGTTCCTCGCGATCCGGGTCAGCCAGACCGGCATCCTGCTGACGCTGGCCTTCGACATTATGCTCGCCTGCCTCGCCGCGCCGTTCCTGCTCGGGGTGTTCTGGAAGCGCCCCGGAGTCGTCGCCGCGCTCACCGCCGCGGGCGTCGGGCTGGTCGTCCGCCTGGTCTTCCTCGCGCTCACCCCGACCCTCTACGGCGTGCCGAACGACATCCTCTACGTCCCGAACGACCTGATCGGCGCCGACTTCGACGGCTACGCCACCCTCGTCGCCGCCGCGATCGGCTTCGGCACGTTCATCGTGGTCGGCCTCCTCGCCCCGCGCACCCCGCGCGAGCTCGCCGGCGAGCGCTCGGTCCGCACCGAGCTCGACCGCGAGCAGCAGGGCGCCCTGGAGCCCGCAGGAGTCTGACCCCCGCCGCGAGTCTGACCCTCCCCGCGAGTCTGCGTTCTGCCGCGAAATGCCACTTATGAGCGCTTTCCACGGCGTGTCGCGCTCACAAGTGGCATCTCGCGGGGAGGGGGTCACGGGAGGGGGAGCAGGACCGTCGGGGCGGGGGCGGCCTCGCGGCCCTCGAAGGCGACAGGCTGGCAGACCATCAGGTAGTCGCCGGGCTCGACCTGCGCGAGGTCCGCGTTCTCGAGGATCACGACGCCGGCGCCGCAGAGGATCACGTGGGTCGGCCACTCCTCGGTGTGCGCGGGCGCCTCCATCGTCATGTAGTCCAGGCCCGCGAAGAGCACGCCGTGCTCGACCAGCCAGCGCGCACCGCTCGGCGCGAGGCCGACCCAGGTCTCCGACTTCACCGCGCGGGTCAGCGCGTCGGTCGAGTTGCGGGTGCGGAACAGCACGCGCACGGCCCCCTCGGCACCGGCCGCGACGAGGTCCTCGTCCGTGATCTCCTCCACGACGTGCCGCAGGTCGAGCACCCGGACCGGCCCGACCACGCTCTCCAGCGCGATCTCGTCGACGGTCGCGCCGCCCGGCACGAAGTGCGACGGCGCGTCGACGTGCGTCCCGGTGTGCGCGCCGATCAGCCAGCGCGAGACGTCGGAGGGGTAGCCGTCCACGATCTGCTCGACCATCTCGTAGGTCGGCCGGCGGCCCCAGTGGAGCATCTCGGTGGTGATCGGGATGTTGATCGGGATGGCGCCGGTCATGCGAGCCCTCGTCTCGTGCGGGAGTGGATCAGTGGATTCATTCACGACTATATTGGATCCAATCCGAAGTGCTCCAGGAGGCTCGCATGATCGCCGACGACTGGCCGGGCGCCTTCCCGCTGTCCCGCCCCCGCCGTCTCGTCCCGCTCGTGCTCGGCCACGAGCCGATCGCCGAGTCGATCTCGCTCCGCGGCGGCGACTCGGCGCGCTTCCTCCTCGAGCCGGTGACCGGCGCCGCGATCGACCTCGGTGACTCCTGGATCCTGATCGACGGCGGCTTCCACCTCGACCGGGTCCGCGACCCCGCCCAGCGTGCCGCGCACTACGACTACGAGAGCTACACCGCCGTCGTCCCGCCCGGCGACGCGCTCGCCGAGCAGATCGCGGCGGCCGGCCTGCGCTGGGAGGACCTCGCCCTCGTCGCCCTCTCGCACCTGCACCTCGACCACACGGGCGGGCTGCGCCTCGCTCCCGCCGGCACCCCGGTCGCCCTGCAGCGGCGGGAGTGGGAGTGGCTCGGCGAGGGCCTCGGCCGCCGCGAGACCGTCGTCCCGCAGGACCTGCTCGACGCCGACGTCCGGGTGCTGCTCCTCGACGGCGACACCGAGCTCGCCCCTGGCGTCACCGCCCTCGACACCCGCGGGCACACCCCGGGCCACCAGTCGTTCCGGATCGACCTCGCCGACCGCTCGATCGTGCTCGCCTGCGACGCGGCGGACCTCCGCCGCAACCTCGACGAGCGCACCGCCTGCGGCTGGACGGCGCGCCCCGGCGACGCGGAGGAGGCGCAGCGCTCGATCGACCGCCTCGCGGACCTCGCGGCGCAGCCCGGCGTCGAGGTCTGGCCCGGTCACGACCCCGGCTGGCCCGCCTGGCAGCGCTGAATCGCGCGTCTCCAGCGGATCCCGTGCACAACTCAGGCTGGATGCCCCGAATCCGGCGATTTCGCTCCGATTCGAGGCGTTCAGGCTTAGTTGTGCACGCCCGCGACCCCGTTCAGCCCGCCCGGCGGGGCTTCCTCGAGGTTCGCTGAGACGCCCTTGCGATGACGCTCCCGCCGTTGTAAATACTTGTGTGTCACTGGCGAAAGGCCCGGTGGCGAGGCATTTCAGAACACGTGAGGAGACCATCATGCTTCTGCAGCAGGACCCGTTCCGCGACCTCGACCGCTTCAGCCGGCAGGTCTTCGGCACGGCCGCCCGACCGACCGTGATGCCCCTGGACGCCTGGCGCGAGGGCGACGACTTCGTCGTCGAGCTCGACCTGCCCGGCGTCCGGCCCGAGCGGATCGACATCGACGTCGAGCGGAACGTGCTGACCGTGCGCGCCGAGCGCGCCGGC comes from the Rathayibacter festucae DSM 15932 genome and includes:
- a CDS encoding N-acyl homoserine lactonase family protein — its product is MIADDWPGAFPLSRPRRLVPLVLGHEPIAESISLRGGDSARFLLEPVTGAAIDLGDSWILIDGGFHLDRVRDPAQRAAHYDYESYTAVVPPGDALAEQIAAAGLRWEDLALVALSHLHLDHTGGLRLAPAGTPVALQRREWEWLGEGLGRRETVVPQDLLDADVRVLLLDGDTELAPGVTALDTRGHTPGHQSFRIDLADRSIVLACDAADLRRNLDERTACGWTARPGDAEEAQRSIDRLADLAAQPGVEVWPGHDPGWPAWQR
- a CDS encoding sodium:solute symporter family protein; this encodes MIILGVGITVVVILAVGIAVARKIDGDSANYLVAGRRLGIPLVAVSLTAAAVDSNATVGNTDLTSQFGFWAGASLAIGLAICLLITGLFLAKPMNAMKLFTLADFFRMRYDRTTEVVASVIMVFSFTILLAGNLVACGFLLERFAGIPYAWGVILSVALVLSYTIAGGLFSDAYTAAIQTVITVVAAISLLVWVALAYGIVIPEGMGPFDFEQLTDPAMGAPVNWATLVALGIGDLVAIDFMQRIFGAKSPEVARRACYAAAVGTAAIGSIFAIVALSATAVLGLSAADGPVLFTLLDDYAPPVIAILVLSGVVAASFSTASGAILATSAIVVRNVLSVRRHSGSGPDPLLRWTRVAMVPIVILGSFLAIRVSQTGILLTLAFDIMLACLAAPFLLGVFWKRPGVVAALTAAGVGLVVRLVFLALTPTLYGVPNDILYVPNDLIGADFDGYATLVAAAIGFGTFIVVGLLAPRTPRELAGERSVRTELDREQQGALEPAGV
- a CDS encoding cyclase family protein, with product MTGAIPINIPITTEMLHWGRRPTYEMVEQIVDGYPSDVSRWLIGAHTGTHVDAPSHFVPGGATVDEIALESVVGPVRVLDLRHVVEEITDEDLVAAGAEGAVRVLFRTRNSTDALTRAVKSETWVGLAPSGARWLVEHGVLFAGLDYMTMEAPAHTEEWPTHVILCGAGVVILENADLAQVEPGDYLMVCQPVAFEGREAAPAPTVLLPLP